One window from the genome of Rhodothermales bacterium encodes:
- a CDS encoding RNA-binding protein → MNIYVGNLPHATTESELKEAFDEYGSVSSAAVIQDKFTGRSRGFGFVEMPNDGEAQNAIQGLNGQDLGGRTLTVNEARPREQRSQGRY, encoded by the coding sequence ATGAATATCTACGTTGGCAATCTGCCGCACGCAACGACGGAATCCGAGCTCAAAGAAGCGTTTGACGAATACGGGTCGGTGAGTTCAGCCGCAGTGATTCAGGACAAGTTCACGGGCAGGTCTCGTGGATTCGGTTTCGTTGAGATGCCGAACGACGGCGAAGCTCAGAACGCGATCCAGGGGCTGAACGGCCAGGATCTCGGCGGGCGTACGCTGACTGTCAACGAGGCGCGCCCTCGTGAACAGCGTTCGCAGGGCCGCTACTAG